One stretch of Pseudomonas azotoformans DNA includes these proteins:
- a CDS encoding DUF3299 domain-containing protein — MRRVLFALLLLLALPAWAAEPKELTWSELIPPDAPPEVPNMQPLHNLSSMADALESAPAAKQDLPNAPVVPALDGQHIRLPGYIVPLEVSENGRTTEFLLVPYFGACIHVPPPPSNQIVHVKSEIGVKLDELYQPYWIEGAMQVKPSTSELADAGYQMEAEKIYMYELPE; from the coding sequence ATGCGTCGCGTCCTGTTTGCACTGTTGCTGCTGCTTGCCCTGCCCGCCTGGGCAGCCGAGCCTAAAGAACTGACATGGTCGGAGCTGATACCGCCGGATGCCCCGCCGGAAGTGCCGAACATGCAACCCCTGCACAATCTCTCCAGCATGGCGGATGCCCTGGAATCGGCCCCCGCAGCCAAGCAGGACCTGCCCAACGCGCCGGTGGTGCCAGCGCTCGATGGCCAGCACATTCGCTTGCCCGGCTACATCGTGCCACTGGAAGTCAGTGAAAACGGCCGCACCACCGAGTTCTTGCTGGTGCCGTATTTCGGCGCATGCATCCATGTGCCGCCGCCGCCGTCGAACCAGATCGTGCATGTCAAAAGCGAAATCGGCGTGAAGCTCGATGAGCTGTATCAGCCGTACTGGATCGAGGGTGCAATGCAGGTCAAACCGTCCACCAGCGAGCTCGCCGATGCCGGTTACCAGATGGAGGCCGAGAAGATTTACATGTACGAATTGCCCGAATAA